Proteins encoded together in one Rossellomorea sp. y25 window:
- a CDS encoding alpha-glucosidase, with protein sequence MKKAWRKEAVGYQIYPRSFQDSNGDGIGDLQGVIQRLDYIKELGIDVIWICPMYKSPNDDNGYDISDYQDIMEDFGTMEDFDQLLKEVHKRDMKLIIDLVLNHTSDEHPWFIESKSSKDNPKRDWYIWRDGVKGKEPNNWESIFGGSAWKYDEETDQYFLHVFSTKQPDLNWENEEVRDALYDTVNWWLDKGIDGFRIDAISHIKKRPGLPDMPNPKKQKYVSSFDMHMNQKGIHTFLQEFKDRTYGNYDVMSVGEANGVKADEAELWVGKENGKMDMIFQFEHLGLWDAETNPDLDIVELKKVLSRWQKGLEGNGWNALFIENHDKPRVVSTWGNDKEYWKESATAMATMYFLMQGTPFIYQGQEIGMTNVQFPSIEDYDDVAVKNLYRLKREEGVSHKDIMEIIWASSRDNSRTPMQWSDGENSGFTSGTPWMKVNPNYKTINVKAQEKDEKSILNFYKKMIQLKKNEDVFTYGIYDLLLEKDKQIYAYTRTGEDQSMIVITNLSTKNTVCDLKDLEVSSSDLLLNNYDVDSHENVSKLTLKPYEARVYRLK encoded by the coding sequence ATGAAAAAGGCATGGCGTAAAGAAGCGGTAGGCTATCAAATCTATCCTAGAAGTTTTCAGGATTCAAACGGAGACGGAATTGGCGACTTACAGGGCGTGATTCAACGTTTGGATTATATTAAAGAATTAGGTATCGATGTGATCTGGATTTGTCCAATGTACAAATCACCTAATGATGATAATGGATATGATATTTCAGATTATCAGGATATCATGGAGGATTTCGGTACGATGGAAGACTTCGATCAACTCCTTAAAGAGGTCCATAAGAGAGATATGAAGCTGATCATCGATCTTGTGCTTAACCATACAAGTGACGAACATCCATGGTTTATTGAGTCTAAGAGTTCTAAAGACAATCCAAAACGTGATTGGTATATTTGGAGAGATGGGGTCAAAGGCAAGGAGCCGAATAACTGGGAGAGCATCTTTGGAGGGTCGGCATGGAAGTATGACGAAGAAACAGATCAATATTTCCTTCACGTATTCTCTACGAAGCAGCCTGATTTGAACTGGGAAAATGAAGAAGTGCGCGATGCTCTTTATGATACTGTCAACTGGTGGCTTGATAAAGGAATCGATGGCTTTAGAATCGATGCCATCAGCCATATTAAGAAACGTCCGGGTCTTCCTGATATGCCAAATCCGAAAAAGCAAAAATACGTTTCTTCTTTCGATATGCATATGAACCAAAAAGGGATTCATACGTTCCTTCAAGAATTCAAAGATCGGACGTATGGAAATTATGATGTCATGTCTGTAGGAGAAGCGAATGGCGTGAAGGCTGATGAAGCAGAACTATGGGTTGGTAAAGAAAACGGTAAAATGGATATGATCTTCCAATTCGAACATCTAGGTTTATGGGACGCTGAAACAAATCCTGACCTGGACATCGTCGAATTGAAAAAGGTGCTCTCGCGTTGGCAAAAAGGACTTGAAGGCAACGGCTGGAATGCACTATTCATTGAAAATCATGATAAACCCCGCGTTGTGTCCACTTGGGGGAACGACAAAGAATACTGGAAAGAAAGTGCCACAGCTATGGCAACCATGTATTTCTTAATGCAGGGAACACCGTTCATTTACCAGGGACAAGAAATTGGCATGACGAATGTTCAATTTCCTTCCATTGAAGATTATGATGATGTAGCAGTCAAGAATTTATATCGTCTTAAGCGTGAAGAAGGCGTATCTCATAAGGATATTATGGAAATCATCTGGGCATCATCCCGTGACAACAGCAGAACGCCAATGCAATGGTCAGACGGTGAAAACAGCGGGTTTACTAGCGGAACACCTTGGATGAAAGTGAATCCAAACTATAAAACAATCAATGTAAAAGCTCAGGAAAAGGATGAAAAATCCATCCTGAATTTCTACAAAAAGATGATCCAATTAAAGAAAAATGAAGATGTCTTCACGTACGGAATCTATGACCTGCTACTTGAAAAAGACAAGCAAATTTATGCGTATACCCGCACAGGTGAAGATCAATCCATGATCGTGATCACAAACCTTTCCACCAAGAACACCGTTTGTGACCTTAAAGACTTAGAAGTATCTTCATCGGACCTTTTACTGAATAACTATGATGTAGACAGCCATGAAAATGTAAGCAAGTTAACTCTTAAGCCATATGAGGCGAGAGTGTATCGTTTGAAATAA
- the mtaB gene encoding tRNA (N(6)-L-threonylcarbamoyladenosine(37)-C(2))-methylthiotransferase MtaB, with product MPSVAFHTLGCKVNHYETEAIWQLFKEEGYERVEYDSIADVYVINTCTVTNTGDKKSRQVIRRAIRKNPDGVICVTGCYAQTSPAEIMAIPGVDVVVGTQDRRKMLTYIEEYKQERQPINGVTNIMKNRVYEELDVPAFTDRTRASLKIQEGCNNFCTFCIIPWARGLMRSRDPEEVIHQAQQLVDAGYKEIVLTGIHTGGYGEDMKDYNLAMLLKDLEQKVKGLKRIRISSIEASQLTDEVIEVIDQSNIVVRHLHIPLQSGSNTVLKRMRRKYTMEFFAERLEKLKKALPGLAVTSDVIVGFPGETEEEFMETYNFINEHKFSELHVFPYSKRTGTPAARMDDQIDEDIKNERVHRLIELSNQLAKEYASQFENEVLEVIPEEIYQDDLYVGYTDNYLKVVFPATEDMVGKLVKVKIAKAGYPLNEGQFVRVLEETEEKAAI from the coding sequence ATGCCATCAGTAGCGTTTCACACTCTAGGGTGTAAAGTGAACCACTACGAAACAGAAGCCATTTGGCAACTATTTAAAGAAGAAGGATACGAACGTGTAGAATATGATTCGATCGCAGATGTATATGTCATTAACACATGCACGGTAACGAATACAGGGGATAAGAAAAGCAGACAGGTCATTCGTCGTGCCATCCGTAAGAACCCTGACGGTGTGATTTGTGTAACAGGGTGCTACGCTCAAACATCCCCTGCCGAAATTATGGCGATTCCGGGCGTTGATGTCGTGGTTGGTACCCAAGACCGAAGAAAAATGTTAACGTACATTGAAGAATATAAACAAGAACGCCAACCAATCAATGGTGTTACAAACATTATGAAAAATCGTGTATATGAAGAGCTGGATGTTCCGGCATTCACGGATCGTACTCGTGCCTCTCTTAAAATCCAGGAAGGGTGCAATAACTTCTGTACATTCTGTATTATTCCATGGGCTCGTGGACTTATGAGATCCCGTGACCCTGAAGAAGTGATTCATCAAGCTCAACAGCTTGTGGATGCAGGGTATAAAGAGATTGTCCTGACAGGAATTCACACAGGTGGATACGGAGAGGACATGAAAGACTACAACCTTGCCATGCTTCTTAAAGACTTGGAGCAAAAAGTGAAGGGTCTGAAAAGAATTCGTATCTCTTCCATCGAAGCCAGTCAACTGACGGATGAAGTCATTGAAGTGATTGATCAATCCAATATTGTTGTCAGACACTTACACATTCCACTTCAATCAGGATCCAATACGGTCCTTAAGAGAATGCGCAGAAAGTATACGATGGAATTCTTTGCAGAGCGCTTGGAAAAGCTTAAAAAGGCTTTACCGGGTCTTGCAGTTACATCTGATGTCATTGTCGGTTTCCCTGGTGAAACGGAAGAAGAATTTATGGAAACATATAACTTCATCAATGAACATAAATTCTCAGAGCTTCATGTGTTCCCATACTCGAAGCGAACAGGTACACCTGCAGCACGTATGGACGACCAAATCGATGAAGATATCAAGAACGAACGAGTTCATCGTTTGATTGAACTTTCGAATCAATTAGCGAAAGAATACGCTTCTCAGTTTGAAAATGAAGTATTAGAGGTTATCCCTGAAGAAATTTACCAAGATGATCTCTATGTTGGATACACGGATAATTACTTGAAAGTGGTTTTCCCTGCAACGGAAGACATGGTAGGAAAGCTTGTGAAAGTGAAAATCGCGAAAGCAGGCTATCCTTTAAACGAAGGTCAATTTGTACGTGTACTTGAAGAAACAGAAGAAAAAGCCGCAATTTAA
- a CDS encoding 16S rRNA (uracil(1498)-N(3))-methyltransferase, with protein sequence MQRYFIDDIYRENDPITITGDDYHHIVRVMRMKEDDEVFAVFKDQASALARIETISSDAVELSIVKWETTTKELPIKVTIASGLPKGDKLELIFQKGTELGATQFIPFNADRSIVKWDDKKARKKVERWEKIVKEAAEQSHRLLVPDVSAPISLKQLIQAQFDFKLIAYEEEARAGEKGNLSKVLSTIENGQSVLVVFGPEGGLTEKEVEMCKSAGFISCGLGPRILRTETAPLYVLSAISYQLELMR encoded by the coding sequence ATGCAACGATATTTTATAGATGACATATATCGAGAAAATGATCCGATTACGATAACAGGGGATGACTATCATCATATTGTTCGTGTCATGAGAATGAAGGAAGATGATGAAGTATTTGCTGTTTTCAAGGATCAAGCATCAGCGCTTGCCCGTATTGAAACGATTTCCAGTGACGCAGTAGAACTATCAATAGTAAAATGGGAAACAACGACGAAAGAATTACCAATTAAAGTAACCATTGCGAGCGGACTGCCGAAAGGGGATAAATTGGAGTTGATTTTCCAAAAGGGAACAGAGCTTGGAGCCACTCAATTTATCCCTTTTAATGCGGATCGCTCCATTGTGAAGTGGGACGATAAGAAAGCAAGGAAAAAGGTAGAGCGATGGGAGAAAATCGTCAAGGAAGCAGCTGAACAGTCTCATAGACTCCTTGTTCCCGATGTATCTGCACCCATTTCATTGAAACAATTAATACAGGCGCAGTTTGATTTCAAACTGATCGCTTATGAAGAAGAAGCAAGAGCTGGAGAAAAAGGAAATCTTTCAAAGGTGTTATCGACGATTGAGAATGGACAAAGTGTCCTGGTCGTATTCGGTCCTGAAGGTGGATTAACGGAAAAAGAAGTAGAGATGTGTAAGAGCGCAGGATTTATTTCCTGTGGTTTAGGTCCCAGAATCTTACGGACGGAGACTGCTCCATTGTATGTCCTATCAGCCATCAGCTATCAATTAGAACTTATGAGGTGA
- the prmA gene encoding 50S ribosomal protein L11 methyltransferase: MKWSEISILTTNEAIEPISNILHESGASGVVIEDPAELIKEREDMFGEIYQLNPDDYPSEGVLVKAYLPVNSFLGETVDEIKQGITNLVTYDIDIGENKVEISEVNEEEWATAWKKYYHPVKISDKFTIVPTWEDYTPVHSDELIIELDPGMAFGTGTHPTTVMCIQALERIVKEHDTVIDVGTGSGVLSIAAAQLAADNVRAYDLDEVAVRSARLNVKLNKVQQTVTVDENNLLNGVTGQADVIVANILAEIILRFTDDAYELVKPGGFFITSGIIQPKKQEVRDALETAGFIIEEIMVMEDWVAIIAKKPM, translated from the coding sequence ATGAAATGGTCAGAAATCAGTATTCTTACTACGAATGAAGCGATTGAACCTATTTCAAACATTCTTCATGAATCTGGAGCAAGCGGTGTGGTCATTGAAGACCCTGCCGAATTAATTAAGGAAAGAGAAGATATGTTTGGAGAGATCTACCAACTCAATCCTGATGATTATCCGAGTGAAGGTGTCTTAGTCAAAGCGTATTTACCCGTAAATAGCTTTCTTGGTGAAACCGTTGATGAGATCAAGCAGGGCATTACGAACCTGGTTACGTATGATATCGACATTGGTGAAAACAAAGTGGAGATTTCAGAAGTGAATGAGGAAGAATGGGCAACGGCGTGGAAGAAATACTACCATCCTGTGAAGATCTCCGATAAATTTACAATCGTCCCTACTTGGGAAGACTATACACCGGTTCACAGTGACGAACTCATCATTGAACTGGATCCAGGAATGGCATTCGGGACAGGAACTCATCCTACAACGGTCATGTGTATCCAGGCTCTTGAGAGAATCGTTAAAGAACATGATACGGTCATCGATGTAGGAACAGGTTCAGGTGTATTATCCATTGCTGCTGCACAGTTGGCTGCAGACAATGTAAGAGCGTATGACCTGGATGAAGTGGCTGTTCGTTCAGCAAGACTAAACGTGAAGCTGAACAAAGTCCAACAAACTGTGACGGTCGACGAGAACAATTTATTGAATGGCGTTACAGGGCAAGCCGATGTGATTGTAGCGAACATTTTGGCTGAAATCATTTTACGCTTTACAGATGATGCCTACGAACTTGTGAAACCGGGCGGATTCTTTATCACCTCTGGGATTATCCAGCCTAAGAAGCAAGAAGTACGTGACGCACTGGAGACTGCCGGATTTATAATAGAAGAAATTATGGTTATGGAAGACTGGGTCGCTATTATCGCTAAGAAGCCTATGTAA
- the dnaJ gene encoding molecular chaperone DnaJ yields MSKRDYYEVLGVGKDASKDEMKKAYRKLSKKYHPDINKEADADEKFKEISEAYEVLSDDQKRAQYDRFGHTDPNQGFGGGADFGGGGFGGFEDIFNTFFGGGGGRRRDPNAPRQGADLQYTMSLTFEEAVFGKETEIEIPREEECDTCHGSGAKPGTKVNTCSHCNGSGQLNVEQNTPFGRIVNRRVCHYCNGTGKQIKEKCSTCGGAGKVQKRRKISVKIPAGIDDGQQLRVTGQGEPGINGGPAGDLYVVFHVRSHDFFERNGDDIYCEMPVTFAQAALGDEIEVPTLHGKVKLKVPAGTQTSTRFRLKGKGVPNVRGYGTGDQHVQVKVVTPSKLTDKQKQLLREFADISGQVPDEQHESFFDKVKKAFKGE; encoded by the coding sequence ATGAGTAAACGGGACTATTATGAGGTACTCGGTGTCGGAAAAGATGCCTCAAAAGACGAAATGAAGAAAGCATACCGCAAGCTCTCCAAAAAATATCATCCGGATATTAATAAAGAAGCGGATGCGGACGAGAAATTCAAAGAAATATCGGAAGCCTATGAAGTATTAAGTGATGATCAGAAACGTGCACAATATGATCGTTTTGGACATACGGACCCTAACCAAGGTTTCGGCGGTGGCGCAGACTTTGGCGGCGGCGGTTTCGGTGGTTTCGAAGACATCTTTAATACGTTCTTCGGTGGCGGCGGAGGCCGCAGAAGAGATCCGAATGCCCCTAGACAAGGTGCGGACCTTCAGTATACGATGTCTCTGACATTTGAAGAAGCGGTATTTGGAAAAGAAACAGAAATCGAGATTCCGAGAGAGGAAGAATGTGACACTTGCCATGGTTCTGGTGCGAAGCCGGGAACAAAGGTCAATACATGTTCTCACTGTAATGGATCTGGTCAATTAAACGTGGAACAAAATACACCGTTCGGCCGCATTGTGAACAGACGCGTTTGTCACTACTGTAACGGTACAGGTAAACAAATCAAGGAAAAATGTTCTACATGTGGCGGTGCTGGTAAAGTACAGAAGCGCCGTAAAATCTCTGTGAAAATTCCGGCTGGTATCGATGATGGTCAACAGCTGCGTGTTACTGGTCAAGGTGAACCAGGTATAAATGGTGGACCAGCGGGTGACTTGTACGTTGTCTTCCACGTTCGCTCACATGATTTCTTCGAACGTAACGGAGATGATATTTATTGCGAAATGCCTGTGACGTTTGCACAAGCTGCATTAGGTGATGAAATTGAGGTACCAACGCTGCACGGAAAAGTAAAGCTGAAAGTACCTGCGGGAACTCAAACAAGCACGAGATTCCGTTTAAAAGGTAAAGGAGTACCGAATGTACGTGGATACGGTACAGGTGATCAGCATGTTCAAGTGAAGGTGGTTACTCCTTCTAAATTAACGGATAAGCAAAAGCAACTATTAAGAGAGTTTGCGGATATTAGCGGACAGGTACCAGACGAACAGCATGAAAGCTTTTTTGATAAAGTAAAAAAAGCCTTTAAAGGCGAATAA